The genomic window CTCTTTACGAAAGACTGTGTATTGTCTTTTCAAATTTATATTAGATCATAAAAAAGGATTAACCTTTACGATTAACCCTGATTACAATTTATTTATAATGTGATTTTTATCACATAAAAACAAAGGGCTAACGTTTTTGTTAACCCCATGTTTTGTTAGGGAGTGTAAAATGTGGCAGAGGGGTTACCTTTATCTCACCACGTAAACACCATGAGTCACTTTTCTTATAAGTTTTAAGTCAATAAACCTTCTCAATATATCAGCCAAAGTTCTCTCTTTTATATTAAGCGCCTTAGCCTTTTCTAAGATATCAACCCTTTTTACTTCTCCTTGAGATTTCATCCAAGTTAGTAATTGATTCTGGGTTTTATTAAGCTTACTTGAGTCCTTATTTATCTTATTTAGTATACCAATACTGTGTGTTAAATACACCTTCTCAACAAGGTCCAGCGAAGTTTTAAACTCTAAGTCACTGCAGGTAATCTCAGGCTCATCAGACCTTAATGCTGCAAGTGTCATTGCAATCTTAAAAGTCATCAGTCCCAGTCTATAAATAATACCTGAAACATCATCATTGTAGAGAACAGAGTTGTGTCCAAGAGCCTCAGAGAATACCTCATCCAGCTGCATACCCTGCGCTCTAGTCATAACAAATTTCTGAATGTTGTTGCTTCTAAACTTATTACATAAGTCAGCGCTAAAGCCCTTAAATATCTCGTTGTTACTAACTGTTATAGCCTCCGTATAAGTACTTCTCCACTTCTGTTTAGCACTAAAGGAGTAAAATATAAACCTACTAAACAAGCCGTCTTGAATTGATGTAATTAAGGTGTCTAGCTGGTTGGGTGTTCCTGTAATTGCAACACTAAATTTAGGTTCCTTAATTTCAGAATAGTCAAGGTCTGTCATCCTGCTTTTTGATATTATTTCAGCATGGAATCCTTTCCTGAGAACATCCGAGTAGCTACCCCAATCTTGTTTTAATGTATTGGTTAGCGTGTCTGCCTCTGTCTCACAGATACAGCCCATACCATCATTATCCTCTAGATGTTTTATCATCATGGCAGATGAGGTGTCGGCAGGTATAAAGTACATGCTTGTCTTTGGCTCTTCAGGCTCAATTAGAGCCTCTAGCTGCGCATCAGTTTTTGCCTTTTTAAGTTTTAAGCCAAACAAACGTTTTGCCTTCTTATACTCCTTAAGCTCCTCCTTACTCTGACTAAATAGTAAGTCATGAAAGCAGTCTCCCAGTTGTTTAGCAAACTTCATACTACCCTTACCACTAGCTGGAGGTGCAATTACAAAGCTATACAGGTTAGGAAACACCTTCTCCTTGTCATATAACCCATAGACGTTGTGTAAGCCGCCACTAATTACAGACAATGCAGAGGTTAGGAAGACGTCCCTTTTTCTTCCATCGAAAACATTACAAGCATCTCTGAGTGTTATAGGTAAAGCCTCATAAATATATTCAGGAATCATTGGTGAAGAATCCACAACAACCTCAACAACATCATCTTTGGCAGATATGGCAGGTTGGCGAGCGCTACCATTCTCGTTTACATTATTCTCATAGCCACTTTTAATGGCAGATTCTATCTCATTTTCAGGAAAAGAATCATCACTATAAGAACAAGCATAGTTACAGGTGTCACTAATATCAACACCACACCTATTTGCATTACAAGCAAAAGAGAAGACAAAGTTATTTCTATTACCTTCAATAAATTCTTCTTTGTTTGCAGTAAAATTCCAAACCCAATCTAAATCCTTTTGAGATATGGTTTCATTACTTGGATAGCTTTGATAATTGAAAACCTTTGAGTTTTCATTTAAATACATATCACTATCATAGGATACAAAACAAAGCCTTAAAACATCTTTTACAGACTTATCAGACTCAACATCTAATAGGTTGTCATAATAGCTTCTTAATGCATTAAAAGCATAGGTGTGTGTGCTTAAATCATTATCACATTTAACTAATACTTTTAATCCTTTTCCTGAAGGACTTACAAAAGCAGCATAGGTATAAGGATTGCTTATTATTTTAGACTTTATATCTTGAACATTATCAAGCTTGTCGTAATCTAAATGTAATAAGCCTGAATAAGATTCTACATTTTCTTTTTTACGCTTACCTTTATAAGTAGCAGATATAGTAAAAGCAGGGAGTTTTAATTTTAACTCATTTGCTTGTTTAGTATTTCCACTATTTACTTGATACTGAATATCTTCTATTTGCTTTTTCCAAAAGCCTTTCTTGATTTGTTCAAGAACTTTTTGAACCTCTACTGTTCTGTTGTTTGACCCATCTAATGAGTCTGAAAAAATAATTTTTTTCATTTTTTTCATTTTAAAATTAAAGGTTTGCCAAACCGCCAAACCTGCCTTTTGAGACAGAGAAACCTTTTGAAATTAGGCAGAGTTATTCTTGCTCCCATTTTGGGAGTCTTTTTTTGATAGCTACGTACTATTATTCTGTAACTATAAATTAGATGTCGAGGAAATACTATTTCATTGGCATAATGTTTATGCCAACAGTTTTTGAATGAAGTTGAATAATCCGTATCTTTGAGGTGCTTAAACATCAAGTCAATGGTTTTCGATTTCGGTCAATTCTATTGGCTTTTTTACTTTCTCAAAGGTCGTGGATTACAGAACTTTTTCAAAAAAATAAGGGCCAAACATATCAACAAAGTTTTCAACATAAGTTCTTGATTATTAGCTGTTTATTACTTGCGTATTATTTGTTTTTTATTTGTTTATTGTTTGTTTCAAGCACACAATAATTTGTAGATTAGGCTAGCAAATATCGATGCTTTTAGAAGGGTTTCATCATTTCAAATAATGAAAATTACTATCCTTAAATTAAAAATATTACTAACTTTACAATTTAAAAATTAGAGCTATTAAAACTTTTTTGCTTCATACAATCTGTGGAATATGTTAGTTCTTACTAAAAAGACTAAAATAATGACTAGTGGAAGGGTTAATTGAAATTTCTTATCTTTGAAATATAAACCAATTTAATAATGAAAAAACTACTCTTACTCTCCGCCTTTCTAATTTTCGCTTGTAGTAGTGATGATAGTAATAATGAGGAAAATACAACTACTGGACAAAAAAAGCTAGTATCTTTTGAGATTATTGAGGATGATAACTTGTGTGTTGGCGGAAAAAACTACAGCTGTATTTATGAAAATGATAAAATTATTACTAAATCATATCAAGGTTATAGGTCTTCTTGCTATTCAAATAATTCAGACAATTGGAATTACAACAATAGATACCAAACTAATTATGAATATTTATCTAATAAAATTCTTGTAACTAGTCCAGAAGATGAAGGTGAGGTTAATCTTGATGAAAATGGACTAGCTATTGGGGTTCAATTTCTAAATGGAGAATTGATATCAAATGGAGATATAACCTTTGCTTGGGAAGGTGGGAATGTATTACAGGCAGAAATAGAAAACTATAGTCTTTTATCAATAGACTATTCATCTATTCTGAATAACACAAATTTTATTCATCCTTTATTTGTTGATACTGATTTAGCATTGAGTGGTGAGTATATTGCTTTAATAGTTAGTGGTGCTGCAGGAAAAACCTTAACAAATTTACCGCTTAGAACAATTAAACGTAATTCAAATGGGGAAATCCTAAGCGAAAGTATGTGGTCATATGTAATGGATGATGAAAATTATCCGATTTATATAAAAATTGACCTTGCAACATACGAAAACAATGAGTTTGATTATGGTAAAGACTTGCCTAGAAGATTAATAACTTATAAACTCACTTACAACAACTAAATGAAAAAACTACTCTTACTCTCCGCTTTATTAATCTTCGCTTGTTCAAGTGATTAAAGTTCGGATACGAATGATAATAATAATGCTCAAAATGATAGTATAATTGGGACTTGGAAACTTTATAATATTCAAATATTTAATCAAAATGATGAATTATTGATGGATTTTATAATAAGCGGAACTGATTGTTTTGATATGGGCGACTGTCAATTAAATTCAGACTATGTTGAATTTACTGACAGTACTTTCACTGCATATACCTTTTGGGAAGAAGAAAGTTCTGATTGTCAAAATGGAGATATTATGATAGTTGATGGATGTACAAATGTATATATCAGTACCGCCAGTTATAACTTGAATAATTCTATTATAAACTATTCAGATTATATTGAAGAAAACCTTATATGTAATGAGACAACTGAACCTCAAGATGACAGCACGCCATTTAGTATAGAAAACGACAAATTAAAAATATACAATCAAACCCAACAAATAGAATGTTTTGATGAGCCTCATTATTATGTTTTTACATATCAAAGACAATAAATAATTAACACTTTTCAACCCTGCTAATCGGCAATAGCAAGTCAGTTGCTTCTACTAAATAGCTTCCATTGTTCGTTTTAAGCGTGTATTTAAGCGTTTCTATTCGCTCTATACTGATAATCGTTTTAACGCTGTTTTCGGATAATTTAAAGGCTACATAGCGACATTGAATGTCGTCTATTTCAGTGGCTTCTAAAAGAAGCTTAAAAAGGCTGTTTATCACCCCACTAGCCTAATTGAAAAAACTTGATTAATCAAACTCTTTTTTATGCTGTGTGTTATGCCTAAGTAAAGTAGACTAAAAGGTTAATCTCTCATACGATTGTTGTTATTTAAATATTGCTCTAATAGTAAAATTTACGCAAACTAAATCTAACCTGTAAAACTTATTTTTGAGTACACACTTTTTAGCATTTATGCGGATAATAGTGTACCTCTAATTTTTAATGTTTTCAAATGTCTGTAATAGATGCTGGTTTTATTATCAAGTAACTCACACACTTGATGTTTAGTAATATTTAAAACAAAAGCTGATATCAGCATAATTATGAAATGTAAAAACTATTTACTAAATTTAATTGAAAATATTCCACTTTGGTATGAAGACGTACAACGCAGCTTTCCATAAGAACTATATTTTTTTTAGTTATAATTTACTAAATTTGTTTGAAAACTAATTTTACTCTTAAACAAGATTATGGATAGCAAGAAGGTAAGACAACTAGTAAAAGCATTGAATGAAAAATTTGAAAATTGGGATTGGGAAAAAGCACTTGCTAACAGTCAAATTGAAGCTACCACAAGAGATTATTTAATACATCCATTTCTTGATTTGCTTAATTATGATAGAATAGATGATTACACTCACGAGGTTACAGCAGATTTAGGGAAGAAAAAAGGGAAGAAAGTAGACGTTGCTATTACATTAGGGGGCAAAAATCCAGTTATTTTAATTGAATGTAAAAAATCTACAGCTAAATTAAATGACAACCACTATAGACAACTTCGAGAATATTGTACAGATACAAATACTGCGAAAATTGGAATATTAACAAATGGAATAGTTTATAAGTTTTATACAAGAAACAATACTAGCACACTTCAAACTTCTCCTTTTTTTGAATTTGACTTGAGTGATTATGATAATCAAGATTTAGAAACACTTTCTCTTTTTATGCGAAATGTAATTGACATAAATTCAATTTTGGAAGCAGCAGAAGAAACATATTTTTTAGATAATTTCGATGAAGCACTTTATGATACTATGGTAAACCCATCAGAAGATCTTATTAGAATTATTTATGCAAATATGGGTGGTAAGAGAAAATCAGATAAGATTTATTCCAAAATAAAAGAATTAATAAATGGTACATCCTTAATTAGTACTTCAAATAGAATTATTAAATATGAAGCCTCAATGTCTAATTCTGGCATCATTACCACAGATGAAGAAATAAAGGCATATAATGTCATAAAAACAATTATGGCAATGTCTAGCAAGTTTAAAAATAATGATTTACAAAGAATCAGTTATAGAGACTTAAAGGGTAAGTTTTTAGTCCTATTTGATGATAATCAAAAAAAGAAAATTTGCTCTCTAATACTTAAAGAAAAATCAAAAGTTGTTGAAATTGGTGAGGATAAATTTCCTCTAGAAGACACTAGTATAGCTTCAATAACTAAACTAAAAAAGCAATTACTAGAATCTGCACTTCAACACGTTTAATTTTTTTGATTATATGAAGAAACAGTTACCAGCTTTTTTTGATAAATTTATATATGTATTAATAATTTTGAATCTCATCTCTATGGTAATAGAGTCTGAACCAGATTTAACAGTAAATACTAAATCTTATCTTTTTTATTTTGAAGTTCTTTCAATTTCAATATTTACTTTAGAGTATTTAATTAGAAGTTGGTTCTCTATTAAACAAAAAAAGAACTACAACATTACCTTTTTCGGAATCATAGATTTATTATCAATTCTACCATTTTTCTTTAGTACTGCATTAGGTTTCGATGGAAGGTTTGTGAGGATCTTTAGATTGTTTAGGGTTTCGAGAATATTAAAGTTAGGAAAGTTCAGCAAATCATTTGAATTACTAGGAGATGGTATTTACAATGTTAAAAGAGAATTATATATAACCTTTTTTATTGCTTTCATTATGCTTTTCTTTTCAGCATCTGGAATATATTATCTAGAAAACCCAGAACAGCCTAAAGCCTTTTCGAGTATTACAGAATCTTTTTGGTGGGCAGTCTCATCTTTAACTGGGGTTGGTTTTGAAGAAATATTCCCACAAACTTTTGGTGGTAAACTGTTTGGGACATTTATTTCTTTAATTGGAATAGGAGTTGTAGCTGTTCCTACTGGCATAGTAAGTGCTTCGTTTGTTGAGATATTAGAAGAAGAAAAGAATAAAAAATAATTAAATGAAAAACTATTCTGATTTCATAAAAGAAACACTAATCAAGTTTTACAAGTGTGAACTCAAAACTTGGAGAAAAATATTTAGATACAAACCCAAAACCATAGGCATATCCTCTTCTTTCAGTTCTGCTATTTCTAAACCTCTTAAGTAGGTCAGAGACACATTTATAGATGAATGCCCCATAGCTTTTTGTAGCTTGGTTATAGACCCTGTTCTCTTAAAGATTTCTATAGCTCCTGAGTGTCTAAATGAGTAGAGTGTTTGGTCTTGTTCAAGCAGTTTAGAAACCCTCTTAAAACGTCCCCAGAGTGTCTTAAAGTAATCTTGGTTTAATGGTTGTTGTCTTCCAGAAAAGATATTATGATGAGGTTCTCCTTTTATAAGTAGTTCTCTAATATAAGAGGGTACAGGAACAATTCTATTTCTGCCTGATTTATTTCTATTACCAGACAAATGAATATAGCCCAAGTCATCACTAAAGTCAGACCAAGTAAGTTCTCTTATTTCACGATGAGGTCTTAAAAGACATCCATAGGTTATTAAACAACATAGATATAATTGTTTGTTGTATGCTTTAATATCTTCAAGTATCTTATTGATATTGTCAAATGGTTTGTGCATTTGAGCATTTGCTCTTTTTGACTTTATTCCCTGCATTGGATTGGAAGTCATTCCTATTTTTCTTGCTTCATTAATTAGTGAACATAACCTCAGTCTATAAGTGTTATAGGAACTTTCTGAATTGTATTTATTTAATATTATTTCTATGTGAAGTGAAACAATAGGTGAGTCTTTCAGTTCTTCAATTAGCTTATTAAATATAAACTGTAACATCTCCTTATACTTCTTAGTATAGTTTTCTTTGAGTTTGTTGTTTAAGGCTACTGTTAAGTAATCCTTATCTGTCATATTAGGTTTTATGAGTTTGGATACTTTAAGTTGCTCTAAGGTTAAGCCACTAATTAAAAATTGATATACCTCTGATGCTAATAGATTACCCATTTCCATTCGTTCAGAAACAGGGTAGGAGTTAGGGTAGATATTTGAATTGATTTTAGAACCATTAAACAATCGATATCGTTTGTTATTTTGGTTAAAAATTACATAAACCCTACTTTTAGAGTCAACTTTTACTTTTGGATACATTAAATTCATTTGACAGACATTTGACAGATTATATTTTTATAATCTTTTAAAAATCTAAAATTCAATGTTTTAGCTGGATAGAGCACCTCCCTTCTAAGGAGGCGGTCCTAGGTTCGAATCCTAGTGCGATCACTTAAAACCTGACTAGAAATAGTCAGGTTTTTTTGTTTCTATAAAATTATTTAACTAATTAAAATCATAGGTTTCAGAAAAAAACATATATCAAATTCAACTTAGAGCGGGGCAGAATTTATTTAGGAGCATACCTTTTTATAGCGGAACCCAATACCTCTGATCTGTCAAATGACATTGTTTTGGTTTTAAAATTAACATACAACTCCATCTGATCAGAATAATGTGGACTCTCTGGTCTTCGGCTATTTCCATAAGAAATAACGGATTCATAATAGGTTTTAGTTGGCGTAAAGCGCACCAACCCAATATAAGATTCACCATGAGTGATCTTTATTTCTCCATCTTTATAAGGCTCTCCTCGCATCGCCGTAACAACATCTGGCAAGCCAAAAACAGGGAGCTCTTTTTCTCCTCTCACTAGTTTTTGAAAATCTCCTAAGCGAATGCGTTCACTATTAAAATGAGTCAACATATAAGCTTTTGTTGTTTTCAAGGCTTCAAATAATACGTCATGCGTAAAAACACGATCTTCAGAAAGTTGATCAAAAAAGGGTCCAAGTTGATAGTATAGTAATGCATAGGCTCCAGCACCATAAGATTTTGGGTTGGTAACACGATCCCAATTTTTAATACTCGTTAATAGTGCGCTAACTTCTGGATAGTCCTCCGTTTTCATTTCAAATAATGGATTTAAATCCATATAGTTATAGCTTAGAGGAGTTGGTAATTGATGGTCATATTTGATGCGTTTGAAACGCTCATAGTCTATGTGTTCTTTTTCTTCAAGCAATTGGAGCAGACGTGTCGATCGATTGTTGTCATAAGTTTCAAAATTCATGGCGTTTGCAAAATTTTCTGCTTGAGGATTGTCATCTTTTCCTGAAGATTTAAAAGGACTGTGATTTGCGTTGTATACAAACCCTGATTTTGGACTGATAACCTGCGGCAACTCTTTAATGGGATAATAGGAATCCCAAAGCGTTTTACGGGTATTTCCGGGAACAACGTCTGTCCAATCATACCCTTCATTTCGGATGGGAATTTTCCCATTAGAAATATAAAAAATAGTATCATTTCTATCAGCATATCCAATATTGTAACCCGGAAGTGCTTTCATTTCTAAGGCTTTATAAAACTCTGTAAAATTGGTAGCTTTGTTCATGCGCCACAATTGCTCAACAGCGTTAATATTTGTTGTGCTTGGTGTACGTACTGAGTAAACTCCTGTTTTATTTTTTAGAGTTGATCCATAGATACTTCGGTAAAACTTTTTCTTAATTGGAATCTTAAGACCTAGTAGTTTGAGGTAAATTTTGGCTTTAAATTTTTCTAGCTTGTACGGCTTTCCATCCACTAGATAGACGTCTTTTTTGTGGGGATGCATTTCTAGAGCGTATACATCTGCTTTGTCTGGGTAATTAACCGTATGTGTCC from Formosa sp. Hel1_33_131 includes these protein-coding regions:
- a CDS encoding DUF3987 domain-containing protein, translated to MKKIIFSDSLDGSNNRTVEVQKVLEQIKKGFWKKQIEDIQYQVNSGNTKQANELKLKLPAFTISATYKGKRKKENVESYSGLLHLDYDKLDNVQDIKSKIISNPYTYAAFVSPSGKGLKVLVKCDNDLSTHTYAFNALRSYYDNLLDVESDKSVKDVLRLCFVSYDSDMYLNENSKVFNYQSYPSNETISQKDLDWVWNFTANKEEFIEGNRNNFVFSFACNANRCGVDISDTCNYACSYSDDSFPENEIESAIKSGYENNVNENGSARQPAISAKDDVVEVVVDSSPMIPEYIYEALPITLRDACNVFDGRKRDVFLTSALSVISGGLHNVYGLYDKEKVFPNLYSFVIAPPASGKGSMKFAKQLGDCFHDLLFSQSKEELKEYKKAKRLFGLKLKKAKTDAQLEALIEPEEPKTSMYFIPADTSSAMMIKHLEDNDGMGCICETEADTLTNTLKQDWGSYSDVLRKGFHAEIISKSRMTDLDYSEIKEPKFSVAITGTPNQLDTLITSIQDGLFSRFIFYSFSAKQKWRSTYTEAITVSNNEIFKGFSADLCNKFRSNNIQKFVMTRAQGMQLDEVFSEALGHNSVLYNDDVSGIIYRLGLMTFKIAMTLAALRSDEPEITCSDLEFKTSLDLVEKVYLTHSIGILNKINKDSSKLNKTQNQLLTWMKSQGEVKRVDILEKAKALNIKERTLADILRRFIDLKLIRKVTHGVYVVR
- a CDS encoding type I restriction enzyme HsdR N-terminal domain-containing protein; the encoded protein is MDSKKVRQLVKALNEKFENWDWEKALANSQIEATTRDYLIHPFLDLLNYDRIDDYTHEVTADLGKKKGKKVDVAITLGGKNPVILIECKKSTAKLNDNHYRQLREYCTDTNTAKIGILTNGIVYKFYTRNNTSTLQTSPFFEFDLSDYDNQDLETLSLFMRNVIDINSILEAAEETYFLDNFDEALYDTMVNPSEDLIRIIYANMGGKRKSDKIYSKIKELINGTSLISTSNRIIKYEASMSNSGIITTDEEIKAYNVIKTIMAMSSKFKNNDLQRISYRDLKGKFLVLFDDNQKKKICSLILKEKSKVVEIGEDKFPLEDTSIASITKLKKQLLESALQHV
- a CDS encoding ion transporter, translating into MKKQLPAFFDKFIYVLIILNLISMVIESEPDLTVNTKSYLFYFEVLSISIFTLEYLIRSWFSIKQKKNYNITFFGIIDLLSILPFFFSTALGFDGRFVRIFRLFRVSRILKLGKFSKSFELLGDGIYNVKRELYITFFIAFIMLFFSASGIYYLENPEQPKAFSSITESFWWAVSSLTGVGFEEIFPQTFGGKLFGTFISLIGIGVVAVPTGIVSASFVEILEEEKNKK
- a CDS encoding tyrosine-type recombinase/integrase, with translation MNLMYPKVKVDSKSRVYVIFNQNNKRYRLFNGSKINSNIYPNSYPVSERMEMGNLLASEVYQFLISGLTLEQLKVSKLIKPNMTDKDYLTVALNNKLKENYTKKYKEMLQFIFNKLIEELKDSPIVSLHIEIILNKYNSESSYNTYRLRLCSLINEARKIGMTSNPMQGIKSKRANAQMHKPFDNINKILEDIKAYNKQLYLCCLITYGCLLRPHREIRELTWSDFSDDLGYIHLSGNRNKSGRNRIVPVPSYIRELLIKGEPHHNIFSGRQQPLNQDYFKTLWGRFKRVSKLLEQDQTLYSFRHSGAIEIFKRTGSITKLQKAMGHSSINVSLTYLRGLEIAELKEEDMPMVLGLYLNIFLQVLSSHL
- a CDS encoding acylase; this translates as MKNTIVILLFLLTTLNIYSQIDPDAIEIVRDSYGVPHIYAPTDAEVAYGFAWAQAEDDFKTIQQAYLAGNGLLSKFIGLKGAVADFLAQLIQSEKIVNEQFNTLDPKFIKLLQGFTKGLNAFAEKHPDEILESSLFPLTPQKILRYTQLQLFISNGAANLVSGIVNNELSWPYEIEQDTKGSNLIAISRSRTQSDETFLAINTHQPLEGPTSWYEAHLVSEEGTNIIGATFPGSPCIFTGANEFLGWTHTVNYPDKADVYALEMHPHKKDVYLVDGKPYKLEKFKAKIYLKLLGLKIPIKKKFYRSIYGSTLKNKTGVYSVRTPSTTNINAVEQLWRMNKATNFTEFYKALEMKALPGYNIGYADRNDTIFYISNGKIPIRNEGYDWTDVVPGNTRKTLWDSYYPIKELPQVISPKSGFVYNANHSPFKSSGKDDNPQAENFANAMNFETYDNNRSTRLLQLLEEKEHIDYERFKRIKYDHQLPTPLSYNYMDLNPLFEMKTEDYPEVSALLTSIKNWDRVTNPKSYGAGAYALLYYQLGPFFDQLSEDRVFTHDVLFEALKTTKAYMLTHFNSERIRLGDFQKLVRGEKELPVFGLPDVVTAMRGEPYKDGEIKITHGESYIGLVRFTPTKTYYESVISYGNSRRPESPHYSDQMELYVNFKTKTMSFDRSEVLGSAIKRYAPK